A single window of Achromobacter xylosoxidans DNA harbors:
- a CDS encoding ABC transporter ATP-binding protein → MLSIESAQSGYGASQVLFGVDLQIGAGQVVTLLGRNGMGKTTLLRTLFGQLPLRGGRIHFADQDISGWSPDRIARTGMAIVPEGRQCFPNLTVREHLTAFVAARNPAIGEPWTPERVFELFPRLGERARNMGNQLSGGEQQMLAIGRALVTNPRLLILDEATEGLAPKIREEIWNCLARLRQAGQTILVIDKYVERLLSLADRHVILERGKVVWTGDSAALDADRGLWERYLGV, encoded by the coding sequence ATGCTCAGCATTGAATCGGCCCAGAGCGGCTACGGCGCCAGCCAGGTGCTCTTCGGCGTGGACCTGCAGATCGGCGCGGGCCAGGTGGTGACGCTGCTGGGCCGCAACGGCATGGGCAAGACCACGCTGCTGCGCACCCTGTTCGGCCAGCTGCCGCTGCGCGGCGGCAGGATCCATTTCGCCGACCAGGACATCAGCGGCTGGAGCCCGGACCGCATCGCCCGCACCGGCATGGCCATCGTGCCCGAGGGGCGCCAGTGCTTTCCCAACCTGACGGTGCGCGAGCACCTGACGGCCTTCGTGGCCGCGCGCAATCCCGCCATCGGCGAGCCGTGGACGCCCGAGCGCGTGTTCGAACTGTTCCCGCGACTGGGCGAGCGCGCCCGCAACATGGGCAACCAGCTCTCGGGCGGCGAGCAGCAGATGCTGGCCATCGGCCGCGCGCTGGTCACCAACCCGCGCCTTCTGATCCTGGACGAGGCCACCGAGGGCCTGGCGCCCAAGATCCGCGAAGAGATCTGGAACTGCCTGGCGCGCCTGCGCCAGGCCGGCCAGACCATCCTGGTGATCGACAAGTACGTCGAGCGCCTGTTGAGCCTGGCCGACCGCCACGTCATCCTGGAACGCGGCAAGGTGGTCTGGACGGGCGACTCCGCGGCGCTCGATGCCGACCGCGGCCTGTGGGAACGCTACCTGGGCGTGTAG
- the siaA gene encoding biofilm regulation protein phosphatase SiaA (SiaB is a threonine kinase acting on SiaC; SiaA is the matching phosphatase.), with protein sequence MAKWGLRKKSLMALLLACLVALAPAALIGWQVLDGVRDHFGRAFADNFTQLNRQRILAPVSRELALSQRLADSEVTRRWLRNESDPAARELFFREADGYRRDLLGRAYFIASAATGHYYFNDDQPLSEAPRYTLSRQAADDGWFYNSLKAGARYNINVNPDLKLKTTRVWINVQVRDGDKVIGLTGAGLDVGGFLRDFVNSGQPGVTPIIVDEDGAIQAHMDPTLIAYNSGASGTQGASGRGMVFNLLDPGSGRDELRSALHAAQADPQSVQSAWVSIDGVRQLVSVAYMPELHWHVLTVVDLGAARVLDTDWLWPAAIGLVLLFAALLLCFGYAIERLMLRPLRRLQQSARAIANGSYDVRLPPGGQDEIGDLSRAFGVMADKVRQHTAELESKVRERTSELEDANRAMAAAHKKIGDSIDYASLIQRAILPDRQLTQSLGAHHFVLWKPRDVVGGDFYVFRSDGANCLLGIMDCAGHGVPGALMTMLARAAIDLAITEAGPADPAGILTRTDSAIRAMLADAQLPRALATNTDAGLVYIDRQSGSLRYAGAKISLYASDGETLREVPGGKRALGDKRIGTYQNIELRMEPGWTYYLATDGFLDQAGGEHGFGFGNTRFAEMLKRHARQPLTDQAAAFTEALARYQGEMPQRDDITLLSFRFE encoded by the coding sequence ATGGCGAAATGGGGTTTGCGCAAAAAATCATTGATGGCGCTGTTGCTGGCCTGCCTGGTCGCGCTGGCGCCGGCCGCGCTGATCGGCTGGCAGGTGCTGGACGGCGTGCGCGATCACTTCGGCCGCGCCTTCGCCGACAACTTCACGCAGCTGAACCGCCAGCGCATCCTGGCGCCGGTGTCGCGCGAGCTGGCGCTGTCGCAGCGGCTGGCCGACAGCGAGGTCACGCGCCGCTGGCTGCGCAATGAAAGCGACCCGGCCGCGCGCGAACTGTTCTTCCGCGAGGCCGACGGCTACCGCCGCGACCTGCTGGGCCGCGCCTATTTCATCGCCAGCGCCGCCACCGGCCATTACTACTTCAACGACGACCAGCCGCTGTCGGAAGCGCCGCGCTACACGCTCAGCCGCCAGGCGGCCGACGACGGCTGGTTCTACAACTCGCTCAAGGCGGGCGCGCGCTACAACATCAACGTCAATCCGGACCTCAAGCTCAAGACCACGCGGGTCTGGATCAACGTGCAGGTGCGCGACGGCGACAAGGTCATCGGCCTGACCGGCGCCGGCCTGGACGTGGGCGGCTTCCTGCGCGACTTCGTCAACAGCGGCCAGCCCGGCGTGACGCCCATCATCGTCGACGAGGATGGCGCGATCCAGGCGCACATGGATCCGACGCTGATCGCCTACAACTCGGGCGCCAGCGGCACGCAAGGGGCCAGCGGCCGCGGCATGGTGTTCAACCTGCTCGACCCCGGCAGCGGCCGCGACGAACTGCGCTCGGCATTGCATGCGGCCCAGGCCGACCCGCAATCGGTGCAGTCGGCCTGGGTCTCGATCGACGGCGTGCGCCAGCTGGTGTCGGTGGCCTACATGCCCGAGCTGCACTGGCACGTGCTGACGGTGGTCGACCTGGGCGCGGCCCGGGTGCTGGACACCGATTGGCTGTGGCCGGCCGCCATCGGCCTGGTGCTGCTGTTCGCGGCCCTGCTGCTGTGCTTCGGCTATGCCATCGAGCGCCTGATGCTGCGGCCGCTGCGCCGCCTGCAGCAATCGGCCCGCGCCATCGCCAACGGCAGCTACGACGTGCGCCTGCCGCCGGGCGGACAGGACGAGATCGGCGACCTGAGCCGCGCCTTCGGCGTCATGGCCGACAAGGTGCGCCAGCACACCGCCGAGCTCGAGAGCAAGGTGCGCGAGCGCACCTCCGAGCTGGAGGACGCCAACCGCGCCATGGCCGCCGCGCACAAGAAGATCGGCGATTCCATCGACTACGCCAGCCTGATCCAGCGCGCCATCCTGCCCGACCGCCAGCTGACGCAGTCGCTGGGCGCCCACCACTTCGTGCTGTGGAAGCCGCGCGACGTGGTCGGCGGCGATTTCTACGTGTTCCGCTCGGACGGCGCCAACTGCCTGCTGGGCATCATGGACTGCGCCGGCCACGGCGTGCCGGGCGCGCTGATGACCATGCTGGCGCGCGCCGCCATCGACCTGGCGATCACCGAGGCCGGCCCGGCCGATCCGGCCGGCATCCTGACGCGCACCGACAGCGCCATCCGCGCCATGCTGGCCGACGCCCAGCTGCCGCGGGCGCTGGCCACCAACACGGACGCGGGGCTGGTATATATTGACCGCCAATCCGGCAGCTTGCGGTATGCCGGCGCCAAGATCAGCCTGTACGCCAGCGACGGCGAGACCCTGCGCGAAGTGCCCGGGGGCAAGCGCGCGCTGGGCGACAAGCGGATCGGGACTTACCAGAACATCGAATTGCGCATGGAGCCGGGTTGGACCTATTACCTGGCGACCGACGGCTTCCTGGATCAGGCCGGCGGCGAGCATGGCTTCGGTTTCGGCAACACGCGTTTCGCCGAAATGCTCAAGAGACACGCGCGGCAGCCGTTAACCGACCAGGCGGCGGCCTTTACCGAGGCCCTGGCCCGGTACCAGGGCGAGATGCCGCAGCGCGACGACATTACCTTGCTGTCTTTCCGTTTCGAATAA
- the siaD gene encoding biofilm regulation diguanylate cyclase SiaD: protein MKPGNAELDERIAALLADPAYAGHPLREALQDLWRHTAEQMSRIERITHLSDAYQSMAHQREMGLCEQFDRQLRRLARIARISDHYQNMMRDLNATLEETSRRDPLTGLLNRRALMELIKQEVQRAARGGQAFVVAMLDVDHFKAVNDRYGHEVGDRALVELAGAMRHSVREYDLCGRWGGEEFLVLLPATPPETAQGVMDRLVGAVRALAIDVGADVLRLTVSIGMAYHQLGETFSETLSRADQALYLAKQDGRDRVALGFPRR from the coding sequence ATGAAGCCCGGCAACGCCGAGCTGGACGAACGCATCGCCGCCTTGCTGGCGGATCCTGCCTACGCCGGGCATCCGTTGCGCGAGGCCTTGCAGGACCTGTGGCGCCACACCGCCGAGCAGATGTCGCGGATCGAACGCATCACGCACCTGTCGGACGCCTACCAGTCCATGGCGCACCAGCGCGAAATGGGGCTGTGCGAGCAGTTCGACCGCCAGCTGCGGCGACTGGCGCGGATTGCGCGCATCTCCGACCACTACCAGAACATGATGCGCGACCTGAACGCGACGCTGGAAGAAACGTCGCGCCGCGATCCGCTGACCGGATTGCTGAACCGCCGCGCCCTGATGGAGCTGATCAAGCAGGAAGTGCAGCGCGCGGCCCGCGGCGGCCAGGCTTTCGTGGTCGCCATGCTCGACGTCGACCACTTCAAGGCGGTCAACGACCGCTACGGCCACGAAGTCGGCGACCGCGCCCTGGTCGAGCTGGCCGGCGCGATGCGCCACAGCGTGCGTGAATACGACCTGTGCGGCCGTTGGGGCGGCGAGGAATTCCTGGTGCTGCTGCCGGCCACGCCGCCGGAAACGGCGCAGGGCGTGATGGACCGGCTGGTCGGCGCGGTGCGCGCCCTGGCCATCGATGTCGGCGCCGACGTGCTGCGCCTGACGGTCAGCATCGGCATGGCCTATCACCAGCTCGGAGAAACCTTTTCAGAAACGCTCAGCCGGGCGGACCAGGCCTTGTACCTGGCCAAGCAGGACGGACGCGACCGCGTCGCACTTGGATTCCCCCGGCGCTGA
- a CDS encoding branched-chain amino acid ABC transporter permease encodes MTFTLIVEQLLNGLQFGLMLFLIAAGLTLVFGIMDIMNLAHGSLYMAGAYVAAETMQRTGSFTAAVLVAAVATGLVGVALELTLIRRLALRDHLAQVLGTYAVILIANDLVKMIWGPTPVMLNMPALLSGPVRLLPDLLYPAYRLMIIVFGVASAVGLYWFVTRTRAGVLVRAGASNRQMATLMGVRVPLLFLGVFVLGAMLAAVAGALLGPITSVQVGMGEEILILVLVCIVIGGIGSIRGAFVGALLVGMVDTAGRAFLPMLLRQVFSPAVASSVGPTLAAIAIYVLMAAVLVFRPSGLFPARG; translated from the coding sequence ATGACGTTCACGCTCATCGTCGAGCAATTGCTGAACGGTCTGCAGTTTGGGTTGATGTTGTTTCTGATCGCGGCCGGGCTGACCCTGGTGTTCGGCATCATGGACATCATGAATCTGGCGCACGGCTCGCTCTATATGGCAGGCGCCTATGTCGCCGCCGAAACCATGCAGCGCACGGGGTCCTTCACCGCCGCCGTGCTGGTGGCCGCCGTCGCCACCGGCCTGGTCGGGGTGGCGCTGGAACTGACGCTGATCCGCCGCCTGGCGCTGCGTGACCACCTGGCGCAGGTGCTGGGCACCTACGCCGTCATCCTCATCGCCAATGACCTGGTCAAGATGATCTGGGGCCCGACCCCGGTCATGCTGAACATGCCGGCACTGCTGTCCGGGCCGGTGCGCCTGCTGCCCGACCTGCTGTATCCGGCCTACCGCCTGATGATCATCGTCTTCGGCGTGGCCTCGGCCGTCGGGCTGTACTGGTTCGTGACGCGCACCCGCGCCGGCGTGCTGGTGCGTGCCGGCGCCTCGAACCGCCAGATGGCCACCCTGATGGGCGTGCGCGTGCCGCTGCTGTTCCTGGGCGTGTTCGTGCTGGGCGCCATGCTGGCGGCCGTGGCCGGCGCGCTGCTGGGCCCGATCACCTCGGTGCAGGTCGGCATGGGCGAGGAAATCCTGATCCTGGTGCTGGTGTGCATCGTCATCGGCGGCATCGGCTCGATCCGCGGTGCCTTCGTCGGCGCGCTGCTGGTGGGCATGGTCGACACCGCCGGGCGCGCTTTCCTGCCGATGCTGCTGCGCCAGGTGTTCTCGCCCGCGGTCGCTTCCAGCGTCGGCCCGACGCTGGCGGCCATCGCCATCTACGTGCTGATGGCGGCGGTCCTGGTGTTCCGGCCTTCCGGCCTGTTTCCGGCGCGAGGCTGA
- a CDS encoding ABC transporter ATP-binding protein, whose amino-acid sequence MNRTHTPTQAPALQASNLVRRFGALVATDNVSISLNPGEIHALIGPNGAGKSTLIHLLSGTLAADSGSLAVDGRDVTAMNAHQRVAAGLSRSYQITNIFKQSSVLDNLVLAAQAHAGSSFRFWKPRAAESALYEQARELARECAIDASLLGRAAGTLPHGEQRKVEFALALAARPRVLLLDEPMAGMGPDETLRLTDLIESLRGRAAMLLVEHDMQAVFRLADRISVLVYGRVIATGTPDEIRANPDVRQAYLGDDETAPARQETA is encoded by the coding sequence ATGAACCGGACGCATACCCCCACGCAGGCGCCCGCCCTGCAGGCCAGCAACCTGGTGCGCCGCTTCGGCGCGCTGGTGGCCACCGACAACGTCTCGATTTCGTTGAACCCGGGCGAGATCCACGCCCTGATCGGCCCCAACGGCGCCGGCAAGTCGACCCTGATCCACCTGCTGTCCGGCACGCTGGCGGCCGATTCCGGTTCGCTGGCCGTGGACGGCCGCGACGTCACCGCCATGAACGCGCACCAGCGCGTGGCGGCGGGCCTGTCGCGCTCGTACCAGATCACCAACATCTTCAAGCAGTCCAGCGTGCTCGACAACCTGGTGCTGGCGGCGCAGGCCCATGCCGGCAGCAGTTTCCGCTTCTGGAAGCCGCGCGCCGCCGAGTCGGCCCTGTACGAGCAGGCCCGCGAACTGGCGCGCGAATGCGCCATCGACGCCAGCCTGCTGGGTCGCGCCGCCGGCACCCTGCCGCATGGCGAACAGCGCAAGGTCGAGTTCGCGCTGGCCCTGGCCGCGCGGCCGCGCGTGCTGCTGCTGGACGAACCCATGGCCGGCATGGGGCCCGACGAGACCCTGCGCCTGACCGACCTGATCGAATCCCTGCGCGGCCGCGCCGCCATGCTGCTGGTTGAGCACGACATGCAGGCGGTGTTCCGGCTGGCCGACCGCATCTCGGTGCTGGTCTACGGCCGCGTGATCGCCACCGGCACGCCGGACGAGATCCGCGCCAACCCGGACGTGCGCCAGGCCTATCTGGGTGACGACGAGACGGCGCCCGCGCGCCAGGAGACTGCCTGA
- a CDS encoding ABC transporter substrate-binding protein: MRFITSLVAAAALVPALAHADPVKVGIANDISGPFSALGAEARDGFNLAIKQLGSKLGGQPAEFLQTDMGGNPDQARQLVTRYIQRDKVDFFTGPIGSNVALAVGPALFAAKVPYLSNNPGPSQFAGAQCNNYWFGSSYQNDAFHEAAGKVAADRGFKKMFIMAPDYPAGKDALAGFKRGYKTAPGDEVYTKLGQIDYAAEIAQIRAAKPDAVYIFLPGGMGINFVKQFVSAGLSQSVKLIGPGFSADEDVIQAVGEPMLGMYNTAQWAHDLDVPQNKAFVEAFRKEYNGRYPSVYAAQAYDVIMAMDAAVKQAGGKASDRDAIVKALAKADYPSVRGSYTYGKNHYPIQAYYLRVVDKDASGRITNKLVGKVFDKYQDVYVGDCKL, from the coding sequence ATGCGTTTCATCACTTCCCTCGTTGCCGCCGCCGCGTTGGTTCCGGCACTGGCGCATGCCGATCCGGTCAAGGTCGGCATCGCGAATGACATTTCCGGCCCGTTCTCGGCCCTGGGCGCCGAAGCCCGCGACGGCTTCAACCTGGCCATCAAGCAACTGGGCAGCAAGCTGGGCGGCCAGCCCGCCGAATTCCTGCAGACCGACATGGGCGGCAACCCGGACCAGGCGCGCCAATTGGTCACGCGCTACATCCAGCGCGACAAGGTCGATTTCTTCACCGGCCCGATCGGCTCGAACGTGGCGCTGGCCGTCGGCCCCGCGCTGTTCGCCGCCAAGGTGCCGTACCTGTCCAACAACCCGGGCCCCAGCCAGTTCGCCGGCGCCCAGTGCAACAACTACTGGTTCGGTTCGTCCTACCAGAACGACGCCTTCCACGAAGCGGCCGGCAAGGTCGCGGCCGACCGCGGCTTCAAGAAGATGTTCATCATGGCCCCGGACTACCCGGCCGGCAAGGACGCGCTGGCCGGCTTCAAGCGCGGCTACAAGACCGCCCCGGGCGACGAGGTCTACACCAAGCTGGGCCAGATCGACTACGCCGCCGAAATCGCCCAGATCCGCGCCGCCAAGCCGGACGCGGTCTACATCTTCCTGCCGGGCGGCATGGGCATCAACTTCGTCAAGCAGTTCGTGTCGGCCGGCCTGTCGCAGAGCGTCAAGCTGATCGGCCCGGGCTTCTCGGCCGACGAGGACGTGATCCAGGCCGTGGGCGAGCCGATGCTGGGCATGTACAACACGGCGCAGTGGGCGCATGACCTGGACGTGCCGCAGAACAAGGCGTTCGTCGAGGCCTTCCGCAAGGAATACAACGGCCGCTACCCGTCGGTGTACGCCGCCCAGGCGTATGACGTCATCATGGCCATGGACGCCGCCGTCAAGCAGGCCGGCGGCAAGGCCTCCGACCGCGACGCCATCGTCAAGGCGCTGGCCAAGGCCGACTACCCCTCGGTGCGCGGCAGCTACACCTACGGCAAGAACCACTACCCGATCCAGGCCTACTACCTGCGCGTGGTCGACAAGGACGCCAGCGGCCGCATCACCAACAAGCTGGTCGGCAAGGTGTTCGACAAGTACCAGGACGTCTACGTCGGCGACTGCAAACTATAA
- the siaB gene encoding biofilm regulation protein kinase SiaB, with product MNASDLYALGERFDQNRTLLCFNGPISRSLIEEIGNALKNYLNAEHARPAEAMDVFSVYIEMIQNIRQYAAQNGDADAAATVVIGRRDESRYVVSAGNLVKAEDGHNLVARIQQLAALDKAALKAEYKAQLHKPRTPGVASGAGLGLIDIARRAGAPLEASLTPAAGEGRAFFSLSVVI from the coding sequence ATGAATGCCTCCGATCTCTACGCATTGGGCGAGCGGTTCGACCAGAATCGCACGCTGTTGTGCTTCAACGGGCCGATCTCCCGCAGCCTGATCGAGGAAATCGGCAATGCGCTGAAGAACTACCTGAACGCCGAGCATGCGCGGCCGGCCGAAGCCATGGACGTGTTCTCGGTGTATATCGAGATGATCCAGAACATCCGCCAGTACGCCGCGCAGAACGGCGACGCCGACGCCGCCGCCACCGTGGTCATCGGCCGCCGCGACGAGAGCCGCTACGTGGTCTCCGCCGGCAACCTGGTCAAGGCCGAGGACGGCCACAACCTGGTGGCCCGCATCCAGCAGCTGGCCGCGCTGGACAAGGCCGCCCTGAAGGCCGAATACAAGGCCCAGCTGCACAAGCCGCGCACGCCCGGCGTGGCCTCGGGCGCGGGGCTGGGCCTGATCGATATCGCCCGCCGCGCCGGCGCGCCGCTGGAAGCCAGCCTGACGCCCGCGGCGGGCGAGGGCCGGGCCTTCTTCAGCCTGAGCGTCGTGATCTGA
- a CDS encoding branched-chain amino acid ABC transporter permease — protein sequence MMRTSSILWTLALLAALALFPLVAPALGLDFYISFVRRVLIYALAATSLNLILGYGGMVALGHAAFFGAGAYAVGILAMSGVSSALVSWPVAMLLAALLAFITGAISLRTRGVYFIMITLAFAQMLFYIFISLRQYGGEDGLNLPGYSSLPGIDLANDVAFYYLVLVIFAVMMWLFGRVTLSRFGTALQGIRENESRMESMGYPVYRIKLTAFTLSGAVAGLAGALLANHNLFISPSLMHWTQSANLLIMVLVGGIGLRYGGVAGAVVMLVLEEVLRQWTEYWHLPLGVLLLCVVFGAPRGLVGLLGPLFGGRAATQTGKAGS from the coding sequence ATGATGCGGACCTCTTCGATCCTCTGGACCCTGGCCCTGCTGGCCGCGCTGGCGCTGTTCCCGCTGGTGGCGCCGGCGCTTGGCCTGGATTTCTATATCTCCTTCGTGCGGCGCGTGCTGATCTACGCGCTGGCCGCCACCAGCCTGAACCTGATCCTGGGCTACGGCGGCATGGTGGCGCTGGGCCACGCGGCCTTCTTCGGCGCCGGCGCCTATGCGGTCGGCATCCTGGCGATGTCGGGCGTGAGCTCGGCGCTGGTGTCGTGGCCGGTGGCGATGCTGCTGGCGGCGCTGCTGGCCTTCATCACCGGCGCGATCTCGCTGCGCACCCGTGGCGTGTACTTCATCATGATCACGCTGGCGTTCGCGCAGATGCTGTTCTACATCTTCATCTCGCTGCGCCAGTACGGCGGCGAGGACGGCCTGAACCTGCCGGGCTACTCGTCGCTGCCGGGCATCGACCTGGCCAACGACGTGGCGTTCTACTACCTGGTGCTGGTGATCTTCGCCGTGATGATGTGGCTGTTCGGGCGGGTGACGCTGTCGCGCTTCGGCACCGCGCTGCAGGGCATCCGTGAAAACGAGTCGCGCATGGAATCCATGGGCTATCCGGTCTACCGCATCAAGCTCACGGCCTTCACGCTCAGCGGCGCGGTGGCCGGGCTGGCCGGCGCGCTGCTGGCAAACCACAACCTGTTCATCTCGCCCAGCCTGATGCACTGGACCCAGTCGGCCAATCTGCTGATCATGGTGCTGGTGGGCGGCATCGGCCTGCGCTACGGCGGCGTGGCCGGCGCGGTGGTGATGCTGGTGCTGGAGGAAGTGCTGCGCCAGTGGACCGAATACTGGCACCTGCCCCTGGGCGTGCTGCTGCTGTGCGTGGTGTTCGGCGCGCCGCGCGGCCTGGTGGGCCTGCTCGGCCCGCTGTTCGGCGGCCGCGCCGCCACGCAAACCGGCAAGGCGGGATCATGA
- a CDS encoding MarR family winged helix-turn-helix transcriptional regulator: protein MTDAPDLESRAAPDDHHALRLWLRMLTCANLIEGEIRSRLRNEFDTTLPRFDLMAQLQRAPKGMKMGELSRHMMVTNGNITGITDQLEKEGLVVRTKVESDRRSSLIKLTPQGRKSFARMARAHESWVKSMFGELPEGSRNALFQALGELKLQVIATRSANAKD, encoded by the coding sequence ATGACAGACGCCCCCGACCTGGAATCCCGCGCCGCCCCCGACGATCACCACGCGCTGCGCCTGTGGCTGCGCATGCTGACCTGCGCCAATCTCATCGAAGGCGAGATCCGCAGCCGGCTGCGCAACGAATTCGACACCACCCTGCCCCGTTTCGACCTGATGGCGCAATTGCAGCGCGCCCCCAAGGGCATGAAGATGGGCGAATTGTCGCGCCACATGATGGTCACCAACGGCAATATTACCGGTATCACCGACCAACTCGAAAAAGAAGGCCTGGTGGTGCGCACCAAGGTCGAGTCCGATCGCCGCAGTTCGCTCATCAAGCTGACGCCGCAGGGCAGGAAGAGCTTCGCCAGGATGGCCCGGGCGCACGAGTCGTGGGTCAAGTCCATGTTCGGCGAACTGCCCGAAGGCAGCCGCAACGCGCTGTTCCAGGCGCTTGGCGAACTGAAGCTGCAGGTCATCGCCACCCGCTCGGCCAACGCCAAGGACTGA
- the siaC gene encoding biofilm regulation phosphoprotein SiaC has protein sequence MKDLNIPGTQSTPAITADAAAGVLAMRGDSYPENSFELFGPVIEWVEAYLLNGTAPLNLELELLYLNTSSIKSVMDIFDLLEAAHAKGRGVSVTWFYDMRNERVGELAEEFKEDCTFPFSVVGRQ, from the coding sequence ATGAAAGACCTGAACATTCCCGGGACCCAGTCCACGCCCGCCATCACCGCCGACGCCGCCGCCGGCGTGCTGGCGATGCGCGGCGACTCCTACCCGGAGAATTCCTTCGAACTGTTCGGCCCCGTCATCGAGTGGGTGGAAGCCTACCTGCTCAACGGCACGGCGCCGCTCAACCTGGAACTGGAGCTGCTGTACCTGAACACCAGCAGCATCAAGTCCGTGATGGACATCTTCGACCTGCTGGAAGCCGCCCACGCCAAGGGCCGCGGCGTCAGCGTGACCTGGTTCTACGACATGCGCAACGAGCGCGTCGGCGAGCTGGCCGAGGAATTCAAGGAAGACTGCACCTTCCCATTCTCGGTCGTCGGCCGCCAATGA